One window of the Eriocheir sinensis breed Jianghai 21 chromosome 59, ASM2467909v1, whole genome shotgun sequence genome contains the following:
- the LOC126985548 gene encoding uncharacterized protein LOC126985548 isoform X2, whose translation MSPGAAKENVKTARCTAMLDRFLHHPSRYRYKVEFVEFCVMKVLFSGRDEDVVLREDFIEAFRRHSGVSFSCNKGFVQHLVAAGVRVTRVIRRRVKEYYYVGLRLVDGEGRRFTDFMSGGRPGDATQDSDDDTKVGIQRTTTPNSPLTALDPSTTSSPLPAANTSEGRQLTTPKNGPPLPFDPSTTSLPLPAANTSEGRQRNTPKNGPPLPFDPSTTSLPLPTANTSEGRQLTTPKNGPPLPFDPSTTSSPLPTANTSEGRQLTTPKNGPPFPFDPSTTSTTPKKADESEGRPTNIAMQKLMNYPALHKNRDTFIRFCRDKIRFTGDLSDFVFRKDLFEEFRKFLGGDKPCQTAVGRHLVSTGVMVTRLGSGAKREYGYRGMCFEDGRGRKAAEVGALRTRRKSQGGRTETQKRQSEKSQGGRTETQKRQKEKSQGGQTQTQKKQQTDSAVQGLKGASHDQPSDQASTSTLNSPLHPPPPASVLSPHLLLSPIPAPSSATFPPTASSPTLSEASYSAPLDLSTYSTAPLDLSTSAPTQTPQNQHHEVFNTSDMPLTFPFPDYPNLSRLPPATCSLPPPPPAHANPQTPTITPLQAHVSHPQPAPSLLPTYTPVGTIRLLECALAYLTSPKMQEEIKTFYDSISTAEEGEEGEEMESN comes from the exons ATGTCCCCGGGAGCCGCAAAGGAGAACGTGAAGACCGCCCGATGCACCGCCATGCTGGACCGGTTCCTCCACCACCCGTCGCGGTACCGGTACAAGGTGGAGTTCGTGGAGTTCTGCGTCATGAAAGTCCTCTTCAGCGGGCGGGACGAGGACGTGGTGCTGCGGGAGGACTTCATCGAGGCGTTCAGGAGGCACAGCGGCGTCTCCTTCAGCTGCAACAAGGGCTTCGTGCAGCACCTGGTGGCCGCGGGCGTCAGGGTCACCAGGGTCATTCGTCGCCGGGTCAAGGAGTACTACTACGTGGGTCTTCGGCTTGTGGACGGCGAGGGGCGGAGGTTCACTGACTTCATGAGCGGTGGAAGGCCTGGCGATGCTACCCAAGACTCCGACGATGATACAAAAGTGGGAATACAACGAACCACGACTCCAAACAGCCCTCTGACTGCCCTAGACCCCTCAACCACCTCCTCGCCTCTTCCAGCAGCAAATACGAGTGAGGGGAGACAGCTAACCACGCCTAAGAAcggccctccccttcccttcgacCCCTCAACCACCTCCTTGCCCCTTCCAGCAGCAAATACGAGTGAGGGGAGACAACGAAACACGCCTAAGAAcggccctccccttcccttcgacCCCTCAACCACCTCCTTGCCTCTTCCAACAGCAAATACGAGTGAGGGGAGACAACTAACCACGCCTAAGAAcggccctccccttcccttcgacCCCTCAACCACCTCCTCGCCCCTTCCAACAGCAAATACGAGTGAGGGGAGACAATTAACCACGCCTAAGAAcggccctccctttcctttcgacCCCTCAACCACCTCTACGACCCCTAAAAAAGCAGATGAAAGTGAGGGGAGACCGACCAACATCGCCATGCAAAAGCTCATGAACTACCCAGCACTGCACAAGAACCGAGACACCTTCATCAGGTTCTGCCGCGACAAGATCAGATTCACGGGCGACCTCAGTGACTTCGTCTTCCGCAAGGACCTGTTTGAGGAGTTCCGCAAGTTCCTAGGGGGGGATAAGCCCTGTCAGACAGCCGTGGGGAGGCATCTTGTGAGCACCGGGGTGATGGTGACGCGGCTGGGCTCGGGGGCGAAGAGGGAGTATGGGTACCGAGGGATGTGCTTCGAGGACGGTCGGGGTCGCAAGGCAGCTGAAGTGGGAGctctgaggacgaggaggaagagtcagGGCGGACGGACGGAGACGCAGAAGAGGCAATCAGAGAAGAGTCAGGGCGGACGGACGGAGACGCAGAAGAG GCAAAAAGAGAAGAGTCAGGGCGGACAGACGCAGACGCAGAAGAAGCAGCAAACAGACTCAGCAGTTCAAGGGCTCAAGGGCGCCTCACACGACCAACCAAGTGACCAAGCCTCAACCTCAACCCTGAACAGCCCTTtgcatccccctccccctgcctccgTCCTTAGCCCGCACCTTCTCCTGTCCCCTATCCCCGCTCCATCCTCAGCCACCTTCCCTCCCACggcctcctctcccaccctctccgaAGCCTCCTACTCGGCACCTCTTGACCTCAGCACCTACAGCACAGCACCTTTGGACCTCAGCACGTCAGCACCAACTCAGACACCCCAGAACCAACACCACGAAGTCTTCAACACCTCAGACATGCCCTTAACATTCCCTTTCCCCGACTACCCTAACCTCTCACGGCTCCCACCAGCCACTTGCAGCCTTCCCCCACCCCCGCCAGCCCACGCCAACCCTCAGACACCAACGATAACCCCCCTGCAGGCCCACGTAAGTCACCCTCAACCAGCACCGTCGCTCTTGCCTACCTACACTCCAGTGGGCACCATACGCCTTCTAGAGTGCGCCCTGGCATATCTGACGTCGCCGAAGATGCAGGAGGAGATTAAGACATTCTACGATTCCATATCAACtgcggaggaaggggaagaaggg
- the LOC126985548 gene encoding mucin-5AC-like isoform X1 → MSPGAAKENVKTARCTAMLDRFLHHPSRYRYKVEFVEFCVMKVLFSGRDEDVVLREDFIEAFRRHSGVSFSCNKGFVQHLVAAGVRVTRVIRRRVKEYYYVGLRLVDGEGRRFTDFMSGGRPGDATQDSDDDTKVGIQRTTTPNSPLTALDPSTTSSPLPAANTSEGRQLTTPKNGPPLPFDPSTTSLPLPAANTSEGRQRNTPKNGPPLPFDPSTTSLPLPTANTSEGRQLTTPKNGPPLPFDPSTTSSPLPTANTSEGRQLTTPKNGPPFPFDPSTTSTTPKKADESEGRPTNIAMQKLMNYPALHKNRDTFIRFCRDKIRFTGDLSDFVFRKDLFEEFRKFLGGDKPCQTAVGRHLVSTGVMVTRLGSGAKREYGYRGMCFEDGRGRKAAEVGALRTRRKSQGGRTETQKRQSEKSQGGRTETQKRQSEKSQGGRTETQKRQKEKSQGGQTQTQKKQQTDSAVQGLKGASHDQPSDQASTSTLNSPLHPPPPASVLSPHLLLSPIPAPSSATFPPTASSPTLSEASYSAPLDLSTYSTAPLDLSTSAPTQTPQNQHHEVFNTSDMPLTFPFPDYPNLSRLPPATCSLPPPPPAHANPQTPTITPLQAHVSHPQPAPSLLPTYTPVGTIRLLECALAYLTSPKMQEEIKTFYDSISTAEEGEEGEEMESN, encoded by the exons ATGTCCCCGGGAGCCGCAAAGGAGAACGTGAAGACCGCCCGATGCACCGCCATGCTGGACCGGTTCCTCCACCACCCGTCGCGGTACCGGTACAAGGTGGAGTTCGTGGAGTTCTGCGTCATGAAAGTCCTCTTCAGCGGGCGGGACGAGGACGTGGTGCTGCGGGAGGACTTCATCGAGGCGTTCAGGAGGCACAGCGGCGTCTCCTTCAGCTGCAACAAGGGCTTCGTGCAGCACCTGGTGGCCGCGGGCGTCAGGGTCACCAGGGTCATTCGTCGCCGGGTCAAGGAGTACTACTACGTGGGTCTTCGGCTTGTGGACGGCGAGGGGCGGAGGTTCACTGACTTCATGAGCGGTGGAAGGCCTGGCGATGCTACCCAAGACTCCGACGATGATACAAAAGTGGGAATACAACGAACCACGACTCCAAACAGCCCTCTGACTGCCCTAGACCCCTCAACCACCTCCTCGCCTCTTCCAGCAGCAAATACGAGTGAGGGGAGACAGCTAACCACGCCTAAGAAcggccctccccttcccttcgacCCCTCAACCACCTCCTTGCCCCTTCCAGCAGCAAATACGAGTGAGGGGAGACAACGAAACACGCCTAAGAAcggccctccccttcccttcgacCCCTCAACCACCTCCTTGCCTCTTCCAACAGCAAATACGAGTGAGGGGAGACAACTAACCACGCCTAAGAAcggccctccccttcccttcgacCCCTCAACCACCTCCTCGCCCCTTCCAACAGCAAATACGAGTGAGGGGAGACAATTAACCACGCCTAAGAAcggccctccctttcctttcgacCCCTCAACCACCTCTACGACCCCTAAAAAAGCAGATGAAAGTGAGGGGAGACCGACCAACATCGCCATGCAAAAGCTCATGAACTACCCAGCACTGCACAAGAACCGAGACACCTTCATCAGGTTCTGCCGCGACAAGATCAGATTCACGGGCGACCTCAGTGACTTCGTCTTCCGCAAGGACCTGTTTGAGGAGTTCCGCAAGTTCCTAGGGGGGGATAAGCCCTGTCAGACAGCCGTGGGGAGGCATCTTGTGAGCACCGGGGTGATGGTGACGCGGCTGGGCTCGGGGGCGAAGAGGGAGTATGGGTACCGAGGGATGTGCTTCGAGGACGGTCGGGGTCGCAAGGCAGCTGAAGTGGGAGctctgaggacgaggaggaagagtcagGGCGGACGGACGGAGACGCAGAAGAGGCAATCAGAGAAGAGTCAGGGCGGACGGACGGAGACGCAGAAGAGGCAATCAGAGAAGAGTCAGGGCGGACGGACGGAGACGCAGAAGAG GCAAAAAGAGAAGAGTCAGGGCGGACAGACGCAGACGCAGAAGAAGCAGCAAACAGACTCAGCAGTTCAAGGGCTCAAGGGCGCCTCACACGACCAACCAAGTGACCAAGCCTCAACCTCAACCCTGAACAGCCCTTtgcatccccctccccctgcctccgTCCTTAGCCCGCACCTTCTCCTGTCCCCTATCCCCGCTCCATCCTCAGCCACCTTCCCTCCCACggcctcctctcccaccctctccgaAGCCTCCTACTCGGCACCTCTTGACCTCAGCACCTACAGCACAGCACCTTTGGACCTCAGCACGTCAGCACCAACTCAGACACCCCAGAACCAACACCACGAAGTCTTCAACACCTCAGACATGCCCTTAACATTCCCTTTCCCCGACTACCCTAACCTCTCACGGCTCCCACCAGCCACTTGCAGCCTTCCCCCACCCCCGCCAGCCCACGCCAACCCTCAGACACCAACGATAACCCCCCTGCAGGCCCACGTAAGTCACCCTCAACCAGCACCGTCGCTCTTGCCTACCTACACTCCAGTGGGCACCATACGCCTTCTAGAGTGCGCCCTGGCATATCTGACGTCGCCGAAGATGCAGGAGGAGATTAAGACATTCTACGATTCCATATCAACtgcggaggaaggggaagaaggg